From a region of the Pristis pectinata isolate sPriPec2 chromosome 2, sPriPec2.1.pri, whole genome shotgun sequence genome:
- the LOC127583997 gene encoding V-set and immunoglobulin domain-containing protein 4-like, translating to MLPCSSSSLKGHYTSFRWLKNNSSLIAGTIGKSKISVQDETYQNRIQVPANSSSGNLSIIITDLTVEDLGIYRCEANSKNQSIKYEEIFLNVTKDGVSKPVIRLLPGQNVTERRTVRLKCEVASGSLPITFMWHRKSSKTEKAKKIKHYRQTLELNPSRKEDNGLFFCKVSNKFSTEKSSLVQIPLSAPGTSSLEATVSIPNNSSAYRFPWVVITISSALVLFIVGVTLTAIWIVKKKMKGRQQPRSIHLQRFQKDVAVQTKEEDLEHGNYWSKNIDATYATIDHTRRLPGPPVNPRNTSMQFTETPSIRHQPYTNFHVTY from the exons ATGCTCCCATGTTCCTCTAGTTCCCTTAAAGGTCATTACACCAGCTTCAGATGGCTTAAGAATAATTCATCATTAATAGCAGGAACCATTGGCAAATCTAAAATCAGTGTTCAAGATGAAACTTACCAAAATCGGATTCAAGTGCCAGCAAATTCTTCATCTGGGAATCTCTCAATCATAATCACTGACCTGACAGTGGAAGACCTTGGAATTTACAGGTGTGAAGCAAATAGCAAGAACCAAAGTATCAAATATGAAGAGATTTTTCTTAATGTTACCAAAG ATGGTGTCTCAAAGCCTGTCATTAGGCTTCTTCCAGGTCAAAATGTTACCGAACGTCGAACAGTCAGACTGAAATGTGAGGTTGCAAGTGGTTCTTTGCCTATCACATTTATGTGGCACAGAAAGAGCAGCAAAACAGAAAAGgccaagaaaataaaacattaccGACAAACGCTGGAGCTCAATCCCAGCAGGAAAGAGGATAACGGCCTATTCTTCTGTAAAGTCAGCAACAAATTCAGTACGGAGAAGAGCAGCCTGGTGCAGATTCCACTTTCTG CTCCTGGCACATCTTCACTGGAAGCTACTGTGAGCATTCCAAACAACAGCAGTGCTTACAGATTCCCATGGGTGGTGATCACCATCAGTTCAGCATTGGTGTTATTCATTGTTGGTGTAACATTGACAGCTATATGGATAGTTAAGAAAAAGATGAAAG GAAGACAACAGCCACGCTCAATTCACCTACAGAGATTTCAAAAAGATGTCGCTGTGCAAACCAAGGAAGAG GATTTGGAACATGGAAATTATTGGAGCAAAAATATTGACGCCACCTACGCCACCATTGATCATACTAGGCGACTACCTGGACCACCAGTCAATCCAAGGAACACATCCATGCAGTTTACAGAAACTCCCTCAATAAGGCATCAACCATATACAAATTTCCATGTGACATATTAA